A window of Prevotella fusca JCM 17724 genomic DNA:
CCAGTCCTTCATCTTGTTACCCATAGGTGTCGTGCTAGCTAACGGGTTAATCTTTAAGGCAAGCCAGTGGAATCACCTTAACCCCATCTTGGCGAGTATATGCCATTGTGCCTCCAGTCATCACTATAAGTAAGTCAGGTTCTCGAAGAGGTACTTGCTTCTCTGTTTGGTTATGCTCCTGTATCAGTCTTTTAAGTTCAAGCAAATGCTCTGCACCCTTGTCTATTTCGCTACTGCCAAGTTTACACTCAATTAAAGCGTAACGCCCGTCTTCCAGGTGCAGCACTAAATCAGCTTCCAGACCATACCTGTCTCTATAATATGAAATACGACTATTGAAATCAGCGGTGTAAATTTTCAAGTCTCTTATGCACATCTGCTCAAAAATAAAACCAAATGTTTTTAATTGAGTTTCCATTTCTTCGACACTTATATTCATGGCAGCTACCGCAATAGAAGGGTCAACGAAACAGCGTTTAGGAGCACTGCGTAGCGATGTCTTACTACGGATGGCAGGGCACCATGCGTCAATATCTTGGATTACAAACAATCTTTCCAACGCACTAATATAATCATCATAGGTATTCATAGTTAATGTAATATCTTCTGATGCTGTAACGTCTGCAAGTATGCTGGTTTTCTTGGCCAACGTGCTGATATTCCTTGCGTATGATCTTAATATCTGTCTGGCAACTTTGGGATTGCGCTGCCTACCGTCCACCGCAGATATATCATTTTCACAAACACTATTGACATAATCCTTTGCTATAAGCATTGCAGCTTTCGACTTCATTTGCAAGGTAGCGGGCCAACCGCCACGACAAGCGACATAGATCAGCTCAGGTATATCCAGTTTGCTTGTTGCCCCATCAATATCATAGTTCGGATTATAGAATAACTCATGTATTGAGATTTCCCCTGATGATTCCAAGGACTCCCATAAACTCATGGGGTACATTTTCATTCTTGTAATGCGCCCTGTTCCTGTATGTCTGATTTGCGTCTTGTCTACAGTATTGCTTCCTGTTAGAATATATTGTCCTGGAACACCACCTGCATCATCAACAGCCGTTCTTACCGCATCCCACAACATGGGAGCATCTTGCCATTCGTCTATCAATCGAGGTTGGTCTCCTTTCAACAGCAATGATGGTTTGGTTTTGGCGGTTGCAAGATATTCATTAGCCTTATCAGGATTCTGTAATTTTATTATGCTTTTGGCTTGTTGTTCTGCTGTAGTCGTTTTTCCAGTCCATTTTGGACCCTCTATTAACACAGCTCCAAAAGCCTCCAGCCTTTCCTGTAACATTTTGTCTTCCACTCTTGATAGATA
This region includes:
- a CDS encoding ATP-binding protein, with the translated sequence MKYLSRVEDKMLQERLEAFGAVLIEGPKWTGKTTTAEQQAKSIIKLQNPDKANEYLATAKTKPSLLLKGDQPRLIDEWQDAPMLWDAVRTAVDDAGGVPGQYILTGSNTVDKTQIRHTGTGRITRMKMYPMSLWESLESSGEISIHELFYNPNYDIDGATSKLDIPELIYVACRGGWPATLQMKSKAAMLIAKDYVNSVCENDISAVDGRQRNPKVARQILRSYARNISTLAKKTSILADVTASEDITLTMNTYDDYISALERLFVIQDIDAWCPAIRSKTSLRSAPKRCFVDPSIAVAAMNISVEEMETQLKTFGFIFEQMCIRDLKIYTADFNSRISYYRDRYGLEADLVLHLEDGRYALIECKLGSSEIDKGAEHLLELKRLIQEHNQTEKQVPLREPDLLIVMTGGTMAYTRQDGVKVIPLACLKD